In Streptomyces sp. NBC_00483, a single window of DNA contains:
- the mgrA gene encoding L-glyceraldehyde 3-phosphate reductase: MNDTSPYVASAGRYGSMEYRRTGRSGLKLPAVSLGLWHNFGDDRTLASQRSILRRAFDLGVTHFDLANNYGPPPGSAELNFGKIFAQDFAPYRDELVLSTKAGYRMHPGPYGEWGSRKYLMSSLDASLKRMGVDYVDIFYSHRFDPDTPLEETMGALASAVQQGKALYVGVSSYTSEQTAEAARLLREMGVPAIIHQPSYSMLNRWTEDDNLLDTLEAAGMGCISFAPLAQGLLTGKYLKEIPEGSRATQGKSLDPDLLSEDVVRRLNGLNDIAQRRGQSLAQMALSWVLRDERMTSALIGASSVKQLEENLAALEGPKLTDEELTEIDSFAVTTAGTNIWNGRR; encoded by the coding sequence ATGAACGACACCTCTCCTTACGTCGCCTCGGCAGGCCGGTACGGTTCCATGGAGTACCGGCGCACGGGCCGCAGCGGCCTGAAGCTCCCCGCCGTCTCCCTCGGACTGTGGCACAACTTCGGTGACGACCGCACACTTGCAAGCCAGCGTTCGATCCTGCGCCGTGCCTTCGACCTGGGCGTCACACACTTCGACCTCGCGAACAACTACGGGCCGCCGCCCGGCAGCGCCGAGCTGAACTTCGGCAAGATCTTCGCGCAGGACTTCGCCCCGTACCGGGACGAGCTTGTCCTCTCGACCAAGGCGGGCTACCGCATGCACCCGGGCCCGTACGGGGAGTGGGGCAGCCGCAAGTACCTGATGTCGTCGCTCGACGCGTCCCTGAAGCGGATGGGCGTCGACTACGTGGACATCTTCTACTCGCACCGCTTCGACCCGGACACGCCGCTCGAGGAGACGATGGGCGCGCTCGCCTCCGCCGTCCAGCAGGGCAAGGCGCTGTACGTGGGTGTGTCCTCGTACACCAGCGAGCAGACGGCCGAAGCGGCGCGCCTGCTGCGGGAGATGGGCGTCCCGGCGATCATCCACCAGCCCTCGTACTCGATGCTCAACCGGTGGACCGAGGACGACAATCTGCTGGACACGCTGGAGGCGGCCGGGATGGGCTGCATCTCCTTCGCGCCGCTCGCGCAGGGGCTGCTGACCGGCAAGTACCTGAAGGAGATCCCGGAGGGTTCGCGGGCGACGCAGGGCAAGTCGCTCGACCCGGACCTGCTGAGCGAGGACGTCGTCCGCCGGCTGAACGGGCTGAACGACATCGCGCAGCGTCGCGGCCAGTCCCTCGCGCAGATGGCGCTGAGCTGGGTGCTGCGGGACGAGCGGATGACGTCGGCTCTGATCGGCGCCTCCAGCGTCAAGCAGCTGGAGGAGAACCTGGCCGCGCTCGAAGGTCCGAAGCTGACCGACGAGGAGCTGACCGAAATCGACTCGTTCGCCGTCACCACGGCGGGCACGAACATCTGGAACGGCCGGCGCTGA
- a CDS encoding AI-2E family transporter — MSRVPGWLGRVGAGISKVGERLDERRAEAERAEEDELPPRPTRAPAAAPEPEPGAPGPAEAQPAHDTDHVPAPPAYAPAVSPRPEPAVAVPWGLRVAAEAGWRLLVLAGTLWVLMKVISSVQLVVFAFIAALLITALLQPTVARLMRRGVPRGLATALTAILGFVIMGLVGWFVVWQVQENIDQLSEQVQDGIDDLRRWLLNSPFHVTDGQINDIAKSLRDAVGANTDEITSAGLEGVTVIVEALTGVLLTIFSTLFLLYDGRRIWEWTLGLVPAQARPGIAGAGPRAWRTLTAYVRGTVIVALIDAIFIGLGIFFLGVPMAVPLAVFIFLFAFIPLVGAVVSGALAVVVALVTQGVFTAVMTLGVVLAVQQIEGHILQPFILGRAVRVHPLAVVLAVAAGGMVSGIGGAVVAVPLVAVTNTVVVYLRAWSREASLKYSPEPHGATAVSATPKSSPDE, encoded by the coding sequence ATGTCGCGAGTTCCAGGGTGGCTCGGCCGGGTAGGCGCGGGAATCAGCAAAGTGGGCGAGCGCCTCGACGAGCGCCGCGCAGAGGCCGAGCGGGCCGAGGAGGACGAGCTGCCGCCACGGCCGACGCGGGCACCGGCGGCGGCTCCCGAGCCGGAGCCCGGTGCGCCGGGCCCGGCCGAAGCACAGCCGGCGCACGACACGGACCACGTGCCCGCGCCGCCCGCGTACGCGCCGGCGGTCTCCCCGCGGCCCGAGCCGGCCGTCGCCGTGCCGTGGGGCCTTCGGGTCGCGGCAGAGGCCGGCTGGCGGCTCCTGGTGCTCGCCGGGACGCTCTGGGTCCTGATGAAGGTCATCAGCTCGGTGCAGCTGGTGGTGTTCGCGTTCATCGCGGCGCTGCTCATCACCGCGCTGCTTCAGCCGACGGTGGCGCGCCTGATGCGCAGGGGAGTGCCCCGGGGCCTCGCGACGGCCCTGACGGCCATCCTCGGCTTCGTCATCATGGGGCTCGTCGGCTGGTTCGTGGTCTGGCAGGTCCAGGAGAACATCGACCAGCTGTCCGAGCAGGTCCAGGACGGCATCGACGATCTGCGCAGGTGGCTGCTGAACAGCCCCTTCCACGTGACCGACGGTCAGATCAACGACATCGCCAAGTCGCTGCGCGACGCGGTCGGCGCGAACACGGACGAGATCACGTCGGCGGGCCTGGAGGGCGTCACCGTCATCGTCGAGGCGCTGACGGGCGTACTCCTGACGATCTTCTCGACGCTGTTCCTGCTCTACGACGGCAGGCGCATCTGGGAGTGGACCCTGGGGCTCGTCCCCGCGCAGGCCCGTCCCGGTATCGCGGGCGCGGGTCCGAGGGCCTGGCGCACGCTCACGGCGTACGTCCGCGGGACGGTGATAGTGGCACTGATCGACGCCATCTTCATCGGCCTCGGGATCTTCTTCCTCGGCGTCCCGATGGCCGTGCCCCTGGCGGTCTTCATCTTCCTGTTCGCGTTCATCCCGCTGGTGGGCGCCGTCGTCTCCGGCGCGCTCGCCGTGGTCGTCGCGCTGGTGACGCAGGGCGTGTTCACCGCGGTGATGACGCTGGGCGTGGTGCTCGCGGTGCAGCAGATCGAGGGCCACATCCTGCAGCCCTTCATCCTGGGCCGAGCGGTCCGGGTGCACCCCCTGGCCGTCGTCCTGGCGGTCGCCGCGGGCGGCATGGTCTCCGGCATCGGCGGCGCGGTGGTGGCGGTGCCACTGGTGGCGGTCACGAACACGGTGGTCGTCTACCTACGGGCGTGGTCCCGCGAGGCCTCCCTCAAATACTCCCCGGAACCCCACGGCGCGACCGCGGTGAGCGCGACCCCGAAATCCAGTCCGGACGAGTAG
- a CDS encoding cytochrome P450, with product MSVRSAIATWLTRLYFSRLRRKGGSLDLSVLSKLPDAALLPLRREGVDPVPEIGALRDREPVSKLPIPGMTVWLVSGYDEAKEVLGNAKAFSNDFRNLVGVGGAEAEQHPGGLGFCDPPDHTRLRRLLTPEFTMRRLSRLTPRIHSIIEEQLAHLEKAARESPDGTADFVEHFAMPVPALVICELLGVPYEERDAFQQFSVARFDVLGGAGASFGAVSQSLDYLRGVVAEQRRNPGEGLLGMLVREHGDNITDEELTGLADGVLTGGLETTASMIALGTMIMLKDREHFTALRDAEDPATVAAPFVDELLRHLTVVQTAFPRFAREDTEIGGVPLAAGDIVIVSLSAADRDPRLGGADDDMDAFLPARPPSSSHLAFGYGIHRCIGAELGKMELRAAFPQLVRRFPELRLAVEPSELEFRKLSIVYGVERLPVYVD from the coding sequence ATGTCCGTACGTTCCGCGATAGCGACCTGGCTGACCCGCCTCTACTTCTCCCGGCTGCGCAGAAAGGGGGGAAGCCTCGACCTGTCCGTGCTGTCGAAACTCCCCGACGCCGCGCTGCTGCCGCTGCGCCGCGAGGGCGTCGACCCGGTCCCTGAGATCGGTGCGCTGCGCGACCGCGAACCCGTCAGCAAACTGCCGATTCCCGGCATGACGGTGTGGCTGGTGTCCGGCTACGACGAGGCGAAGGAGGTCCTCGGCAACGCGAAGGCGTTCAGCAACGACTTCCGCAACCTGGTGGGGGTGGGCGGTGCCGAGGCCGAGCAGCACCCCGGCGGCCTCGGCTTCTGTGACCCGCCGGACCACACGCGGCTGCGCCGCCTGTTGACGCCCGAGTTCACGATGCGCCGCCTCTCACGGCTCACGCCGCGCATCCACTCGATCATCGAGGAGCAGCTGGCGCATCTGGAGAAGGCGGCCCGGGAGTCGCCCGACGGCACGGCCGACTTCGTCGAGCATTTCGCGATGCCGGTCCCCGCGCTCGTCATCTGCGAGCTGCTCGGCGTCCCGTACGAGGAGCGCGACGCGTTCCAGCAGTTCTCGGTCGCCCGCTTCGACGTGCTGGGCGGCGCGGGAGCCTCCTTCGGCGCGGTCTCCCAGTCGCTCGACTACCTCCGCGGCGTCGTCGCGGAGCAGCGCCGCAACCCGGGCGAGGGCCTGCTCGGCATGCTGGTGCGCGAGCACGGCGACAACATCACCGACGAGGAGCTCACGGGCCTCGCGGACGGCGTCCTGACCGGTGGCCTGGAGACGACGGCGAGCATGATCGCCCTCGGCACCATGATCATGCTCAAGGACCGCGAGCACTTCACGGCGCTGCGCGACGCGGAGGACCCGGCGACGGTCGCGGCCCCCTTCGTCGACGAGCTCCTGCGCCACCTCACGGTCGTCCAGACCGCCTTCCCGCGCTTCGCGCGCGAGGACACCGAGATCGGCGGGGTGCCGCTCGCCGCCGGCGACATAGTCATCGTCTCGCTGAGCGCGGCGGACCGCGATCCCCGGCTCGGCGGGGCCGACGACGACATGGACGCCTTCCTCCCCGCGCGCCCGCCCTCCTCCTCGCACCTGGCGTTCGGCTACGGCATCCACCGCTGCATCGGCGCGGAACTCGGCAAGATGGAACTGCGCGCGGCCTTCCCCCAACTGGTGCGGCGCTTCCCGGAGTTGCGGCTCGCGGTGGAGCCGTCGGAGCTGGAGTTCCGGAAGCTGTCGATCGTGTACGGGGTGGAGCGGCTGCCGGTGTACGTGGACTGA
- a CDS encoding heavy metal translocating P-type ATPase: protein MPAPVSASAPAEVAATAPAAPRATHGSRTPLLALPEARWAATATAAFLLALPLQLLGATAWLWGPLYAVAYVAGGWEPGLEGLRALREKTLDVDLLMVVAALGAAAIGQVMDGALLVVIFATSGALEALATARTEDSVRGLLDLAPATATRLTVDGTEETVPTSELAIDDVLLIRPGERVGADARVVDGASDADQATITGEPLPVPKTVGDEVFAGTLNGTGALRVRVARDPSDTVIARIVALVEEATRTKAPTQLFIERIEQRYALGMVAATLAVFLVPLAFGDALTDALLRAMTFMIVASPCAVVLATMPPLLSAIANAGRHGVLIKSAVVMERIGRTDTVAFDKTGTLTEGAPQVTELHPEPPYTEAELLTLAASVEQHSEHPLARAIVTAARDRSLPLHPVEAFESTPGKGVSGKVFRGAGNCAPIPASVEPANTPLQIAAGSPTHMGLQPTTTPGTEVAVQVNGTLAGRLTLTDTLRPTAPQAIRTLAARTGTAPILLTGDHAHAAAAVAHQVGIAPGDVRAGLLPDDKAHAVRELADAGRTVLLVGDGVNDAPALAAAHTGVAMGRGGSDLALETADAVLVRDELGALERTVALSRRARRLVVQNLVIAGVFIAGLVIWDLAGHLPLPLGVAGHEGSTVLVGLNGLRLLRERAWTR from the coding sequence ATGCCTGCACCCGTGTCCGCCTCCGCACCGGCCGAGGTCGCCGCGACCGCCCCCGCCGCGCCACGCGCCACCCACGGCTCCCGCACCCCGCTGCTCGCCCTCCCCGAGGCGCGCTGGGCGGCGACCGCGACCGCCGCCTTCCTCCTCGCCCTCCCGCTTCAACTCCTGGGCGCCACGGCCTGGTTGTGGGGCCCGCTGTACGCCGTCGCGTACGTGGCCGGGGGCTGGGAGCCCGGACTCGAAGGCCTCAGGGCGCTGCGCGAGAAGACCCTCGACGTCGACCTGCTCATGGTTGTGGCCGCACTCGGCGCCGCCGCGATCGGACAGGTCATGGACGGCGCCCTGCTCGTCGTGATCTTCGCGACCTCCGGCGCCCTGGAGGCCCTCGCCACCGCCCGCACCGAGGACAGCGTGCGCGGACTGCTCGACCTGGCCCCCGCGACCGCCACCCGCCTCACCGTCGACGGGACGGAGGAGACCGTCCCCACCTCCGAACTCGCCATCGACGACGTCCTGTTGATCCGTCCCGGCGAACGCGTCGGTGCGGACGCCCGCGTCGTCGACGGCGCGAGCGACGCCGACCAGGCCACCATCACCGGCGAACCCCTGCCCGTCCCCAAGACCGTCGGCGACGAGGTGTTCGCCGGCACCCTCAACGGCACCGGCGCGCTGCGCGTCCGCGTCGCCCGCGACCCCTCCGACACGGTCATCGCCCGCATCGTCGCCCTGGTCGAGGAGGCCACCCGCACCAAGGCGCCGACCCAGCTGTTCATCGAGCGCATCGAGCAGCGCTACGCGCTCGGCATGGTCGCCGCGACCCTCGCGGTCTTCCTGGTCCCGCTCGCCTTCGGCGACGCGCTCACCGACGCCCTCCTCCGGGCCATGACCTTCATGATCGTGGCCTCGCCGTGCGCCGTGGTGCTCGCGACGATGCCGCCCTTGCTTTCGGCGATCGCGAACGCGGGCCGCCACGGCGTGCTCATCAAGTCGGCGGTGGTGATGGAACGCATCGGCCGCACCGACACGGTCGCCTTCGACAAGACGGGAACACTGACGGAGGGTGCCCCCCAGGTGACGGAACTCCACCCCGAACCCCCGTACACGGAGGCCGAGTTGCTGACCCTGGCGGCATCGGTGGAGCAACACAGCGAACACCCGCTGGCCCGCGCGATCGTAACGGCGGCAAGAGATCGATCCCTGCCCCTCCACCCCGTAGAGGCATTCGAATCGACTCCCGGAAAGGGCGTTTCCGGCAAGGTCTTCAGGGGCGCGGGGAACTGCGCACCGATCCCCGCCTCCGTCGAACCCGCGAACACGCCCCTCCAAATCGCCGCGGGCTCCCCGACGCACATGGGGTTGCAGCCCACCACCACCCCGGGCACCGAGGTCGCCGTCCAGGTAAACGGAACCCTGGCCGGCCGCCTCACCCTGACCGACACACTCCGCCCCACCGCGCCGCAGGCGATCCGCACACTGGCCGCCCGCACGGGCACCGCCCCGATCCTCCTCACCGGCGACCACGCCCACGCCGCGGCGGCCGTGGCCCACCAGGTCGGCATCGCCCCCGGCGACGTACGCGCAGGCCTCCTGCCCGACGACAAGGCGCACGCCGTACGTGAACTGGCGGACGCCGGCCGCACCGTCCTCCTGGTAGGCGACGGAGTCAACGACGCACCCGCGCTCGCCGCCGCGCACACCGGCGTGGCCATGGGCCGCGGCGGCTCCGACCTGGCCCTCGAAACCGCGGACGCCGTCCTCGTACGGGACGAGCTGGGCGCCCTGGAGCGCACGGTGGCGCTGTCCAGGCGCGCGCGCCGCCTGGTCGTCCAGAACCTCGTCATCGCGGGTGTGTTCATCGCCGGGCTCGTGATCTGGGACCTGGCGGGGCATCTGCCGCTGCCGCTCGGCGTCGCGGGGCACGAGGGCTCCACCGTCCTGGTCGGTCTCAACGGCCTGCGCCTGCTGCGCGAGCGCGCCTGGACGCGCTGA
- a CDS encoding PhoH family protein gives MVTSNKRLRKPDRRTYVLDTSVLLADPNSMTRFDEHEVVLPVVVVTELEAKRHHPELGYFARQALRLLDDYRIRHGRLDAPIPTGELGGTLRVELNHSDPSVLPSGYRLGDNDSRILAVARNLQAEGYDVTVVSKDLPLRIKASSVGLLAEEYRAELAITDSGWTGMSELTLPAEQVDLLFEEDTLYVPEAADLPVHTGLTIQSERGKALGRVTPEGNVRLVRGDREAFGLKGRSAEQRIALDLLLDPDVGIISMGGRAGTGKSALALCAGLEAVLERRQHQKVMVFRPLYAVGGQELGYLPGSEAEKMGPWAQAVFDTLSAVTSREVIEEVTARGMLEVLPLTHIRGRSLHDAFVIVDEAQSLERNVLLTVLSRIGANSRVVLTHDVAQRDNLRVGRYDGVVAVVEKLKGHPLFAHVTLTRSERSQIAALVTEMLEDGQI, from the coding sequence GTGGTGACCAGTAACAAGCGCCTTCGCAAGCCCGACCGGCGCACTTATGTTCTCGACACCAGCGTCCTGCTGGCCGATCCGAACTCCATGACCCGTTTCGACGAACACGAAGTGGTCCTTCCTGTCGTCGTGGTCACGGAGTTGGAGGCCAAACGGCATCATCCGGAGCTGGGTTACTTCGCCAGGCAGGCACTGCGCCTGCTCGACGACTACCGGATCCGCCACGGACGCCTGGATGCGCCGATCCCTACCGGCGAACTGGGCGGCACCCTGCGCGTCGAGCTCAACCACTCCGATCCCAGCGTGCTGCCCTCGGGCTATCGACTGGGTGACAACGACAGCCGCATCCTCGCGGTCGCCCGCAATCTGCAGGCCGAGGGATACGACGTCACCGTCGTGTCGAAGGACCTGCCGCTGCGGATCAAGGCGTCCTCCGTGGGGCTCCTCGCCGAGGAGTACCGCGCCGAACTCGCCATCACGGACTCCGGCTGGACCGGCATGTCCGAACTGACGCTGCCCGCCGAGCAGGTCGACCTCCTCTTCGAAGAGGACACCCTCTACGTTCCCGAGGCGGCCGACCTTCCCGTACATACGGGTCTGACGATCCAGTCCGAGCGTGGAAAGGCGCTCGGCCGCGTCACACCCGAGGGCAACGTCCGCCTGGTGCGCGGCGATCGGGAGGCCTTCGGCCTCAAGGGGCGCAGCGCCGAGCAGCGGATCGCCCTCGATCTGCTGCTCGATCCGGACGTCGGGATCATCTCGATGGGCGGCCGGGCCGGCACCGGCAAGTCCGCGCTCGCGCTGTGCGCGGGCCTGGAGGCCGTCCTGGAGCGGCGCCAGCACCAGAAGGTGATGGTCTTCCGGCCGCTGTACGCGGTCGGCGGTCAGGAGCTCGGCTATCTGCCGGGCAGCGAGGCCGAGAAGATGGGGCCATGGGCACAGGCGGTCTTCGACACGCTGTCCGCCGTCACGTCGCGCGAGGTGATCGAAGAGGTCACCGCCCGGGGGATGCTGGAGGTCCTGCCGCTCACCCACATCAGGGGCCGCTCGCTGCACGACGCGTTCGTGATCGTGGACGAGGCGCAGTCCCTGGAGCGGAACGTCCTTCTGACGGTCCTTTCACGCATTGGGGCGAACTCGCGTGTCGTCCTCACCCATGACGTCGCGCAGCGCGACAACCTCCGTGTCGGCCGGTACGACGGGGTGGTCGCGGTCGTCGAGAAGCTGAAGGGACATCCGCTCTTCGCGCACGTCACGCTCACCCGATCGGAAAGGTCGCAGATCGCGGCCCTGGTGACCGAAATGCTGGAGGACGGTCAGATCTAG
- a CDS encoding ArsR/SmtB family transcription factor — protein sequence MGHGIDHKSSTRERLDVVGAADVAATLQALATPSRLRILARLQEGPCAVGDLAEAAGLEQSACSHQLRLLRNLGLVSGERKGRSIVYALYDDHVAQLLDQALFHVEHLRIGLRDEA from the coding sequence ATGGGCCATGGAATCGATCACAAGAGCAGCACGCGCGAGCGGCTCGACGTCGTGGGCGCGGCCGATGTCGCGGCGACGCTCCAGGCCCTCGCGACTCCGTCCCGCCTGCGCATCCTGGCCCGCCTTCAGGAGGGGCCGTGTGCGGTCGGCGACCTGGCGGAGGCGGCAGGCCTTGAACAGTCCGCGTGCTCGCACCAGCTGCGGCTGCTGCGCAATCTGGGCCTGGTCAGCGGTGAGCGCAAGGGGCGCTCGATCGTCTACGCGCTGTATGACGACCACGTCGCGCAGCTTCTCGACCAGGCGCTTTTCCATGTGGAGCACCTGCGCATCGGACTGCGCGACGAGGCGTAG
- a CDS encoding methyltransferase domain-containing protein, translating to MTTSDNLRPTHADRPYEELVAEAVAAPTEGWDFSWFDGRATEERPSWGYARLMGERLAGAESALDLHTGGGEVLNLAPKLPSLMAATEGWPPNVEKATRLLGPRGVVVVASPDDAPLPFADAAFELVTARHPVKAHFTEIARVLRPGGTYFAQHVGPSSVFELVEYFLGPQPAEVREGRDPYAEQREAEAAGLDIVDLRAERLRIEFHDIGAVVHFLRKVVWMVPGFTVDAYDSQLRALHEQIKREGSFVAHSSRHLIEARKP from the coding sequence ATGACCACTTCCGACAACCTTCGTCCCACTCATGCGGACCGCCCCTACGAAGAGCTCGTCGCCGAGGCCGTCGCCGCTCCCACCGAGGGCTGGGACTTTTCCTGGTTCGACGGACGGGCCACCGAGGAGCGGCCCTCCTGGGGGTATGCCCGCCTCATGGGGGAGCGGCTCGCCGGTGCGGAATCCGCCCTCGATCTGCACACCGGTGGGGGTGAGGTGCTGAACCTGGCCCCGAAGCTGCCGTCCCTGATGGCGGCGACCGAGGGCTGGCCCCCGAACGTCGAGAAGGCCACCCGCCTCCTGGGCCCCCGGGGCGTGGTCGTCGTCGCCTCGCCCGACGACGCCCCGCTGCCCTTCGCCGACGCGGCCTTCGAGCTGGTCACCGCCCGCCATCCGGTGAAGGCCCACTTCACGGAGATCGCCCGCGTGCTGCGCCCCGGCGGCACGTACTTCGCCCAACACGTGGGCCCCAGCAGCGTGTTCGAGCTGGTCGAGTACTTCCTTGGGCCGCAGCCGGCCGAGGTGCGCGAGGGGCGTGACCCGTACGCGGAGCAGCGCGAGGCGGAGGCGGCCGGACTGGACATCGTCGACCTGCGCGCCGAGCGGTTGCGCATCGAGTTTCATGACATCGGGGCCGTTGTCCACTTTCTGCGCAAGGTCGTATGGATGGTCCCTGGCTTCACAGTTGACGCCTACGATTCCCAACTCCGGGCGCTGCACGAGCAGATCAAGCGGGAAGGGTCGTTCGTGGCCCACAGCAGCCGCCATCTCATCGAGGCACGCAAGCCGTAA
- a CDS encoding isoprenyl transferase codes for MNLRERLRGLLVRLYARRVEGHLDHDQAPKHIGVIMDGNRRWAKAAGSTTAQGHQAGAAKIEEFLGWCSETDVEVVTLWLLSTDNFDRPQEELVPLLGIIEGVVRTLAEDGRWRVQHVGNTDILPSGMQAVLKEAEESTAERDGIVVNVAIGYGGRQEIADAVRSMLLDASDKGQSLEDVADTVTVDAIGKHLYTKEQPDPDLVIRTSGEQRLSGFMLWQTAHSEYYFCEVFWPAFRKVDFLRAMRDYALRHRRFGG; via the coding sequence GTGAACCTGCGCGAGAGGCTGCGCGGCCTACTGGTCAGGCTGTACGCACGCCGGGTGGAAGGCCACCTTGACCACGATCAGGCGCCCAAGCACATCGGCGTCATCATGGACGGCAACCGTCGCTGGGCCAAGGCCGCCGGATCCACCACCGCCCAGGGCCACCAGGCGGGCGCGGCGAAGATCGAGGAGTTCCTCGGCTGGTGCAGCGAGACGGACGTCGAGGTCGTCACGCTCTGGCTGCTCTCGACGGACAACTTCGACCGTCCCCAGGAAGAGCTGGTCCCGCTCCTCGGCATCATCGAGGGCGTCGTGCGCACGCTCGCGGAGGACGGCCGCTGGCGCGTGCAGCACGTGGGCAACACCGACATCCTCCCGTCGGGCATGCAGGCCGTGCTCAAGGAGGCCGAGGAGTCCACGGCGGAGCGCGACGGAATAGTGGTCAACGTCGCGATCGGCTACGGCGGCCGCCAGGAGATCGCCGACGCCGTCCGCTCGATGCTGCTCGACGCCTCGGACAAGGGGCAGTCGCTCGAGGACGTCGCCGACACCGTCACCGTCGACGCCATCGGCAAGCACCTGTACACCAAGGAGCAGCCCGACCCGGATCTGGTCATCCGCACCAGCGGCGAGCAGCGGCTGTCCGGTTTCATGCTCTGGCAGACGGCCCACTCCGAGTACTACTTCTGTGAAGTCTTCTGGCCGGCCTTCCGCAAGGTCGACTTCCTGCGCGCGATGCGCGACTACGCCCTGCGCCACCGGCGTTTCGGGGGCTGA
- a CDS encoding lytic transglycosylase domain-containing protein, which translates to MLEGNRVSRISVRGFAVVSATAVTTVGAVVGVASGSTGQPTQGAEAAASDSTLLADIPAGQQAQVQTSSLKQQAQTQAIAADTAAQKTAEESARKQAAEDAVAKQQAAQDAKEAKEKAEKEAKEREAAKKAAASRSATRDASDFNTQASYSTAQVQSMARQMVPSGQFQCFSNIVDHESSWNYKATNASSGAYGLFQALPGTKMSSAGADWQTNPATQIKWGLGYMNDRYGSPCEAWSFWQANNWY; encoded by the coding sequence ATGCTGGAAGGAAACCGTGTGAGCCGGATTTCGGTCCGGGGATTCGCAGTGGTCTCGGCCACCGCGGTCACCACAGTCGGCGCCGTCGTGGGTGTTGCCTCGGGCAGCACCGGTCAGCCCACCCAAGGGGCTGAAGCGGCGGCGAGCGACTCGACCCTCCTCGCTGACATCCCTGCCGGTCAGCAGGCGCAGGTGCAGACCTCGTCGCTGAAGCAGCAGGCGCAGACCCAGGCCATCGCGGCCGACACGGCTGCGCAGAAGACCGCCGAGGAGTCCGCCCGGAAGCAGGCAGCCGAGGACGCGGTCGCCAAGCAGCAGGCCGCACAGGACGCCAAGGAAGCCAAGGAGAAGGCCGAGAAGGAGGCCAAGGAGCGGGAGGCAGCCAAGAAGGCGGCCGCCAGCCGCTCGGCCACCCGCGACGCCTCCGACTTCAACACCCAGGCTTCGTACAGCACCGCCCAGGTCCAGTCGATGGCACGTCAGATGGTGCCGTCCGGTCAGTTCCAGTGCTTCAGCAACATCGTGGACCACGAGTCCAGCTGGAACTACAAGGCCACCAACGCCTCGTCCGGTGCCTACGGTCTCTTCCAGGCGCTGCCCGGCACCAAGATGTCGTCGGCCGGCGCGGACTGGCAGACGAACCCGGCCACGCAGATAAAGTGGGGTCTCGGTTACATGAACGACCGCTATGGCAGCCCCTGCGAGGCCTGGTCGTTCTGGCAGGCCAACAACTGGTACTGA
- a CDS encoding DUF6882 domain-containing protein, with amino-acid sequence MSHTQFSQAFLYETERHAAWGGAQLEALMGFLPEGASWTADLPTCRYRQGHVDIRVGVLGTYDAAQRSWMWGWANPELRGTPVAALSEQVGRFGQSRGIAEFTTQVLDLSGFPDPRRAAETLAFAGMGVTGAPGYIGVPANPETQVYFLPEDPQVPRAPLDPVTLPRTLVQAEGLLGVDARRLVAGFFDHHGVAYRDNGGQIAAELPGSVPAEIGFDEAGRIAGIRLALH; translated from the coding sequence ATGAGCCACACGCAATTCAGCCAAGCTTTCCTGTACGAGACCGAGCGGCACGCGGCGTGGGGTGGCGCTCAGCTCGAAGCTCTCATGGGGTTCCTGCCCGAAGGGGCGTCGTGGACGGCCGACCTGCCGACATGCCGCTACCGGCAGGGCCACGTGGACATACGGGTCGGCGTTCTCGGCACGTATGACGCCGCCCAGAGGTCGTGGATGTGGGGCTGGGCCAACCCCGAACTGCGCGGCACGCCCGTCGCGGCGCTCTCCGAACAGGTGGGGCGATTCGGCCAGAGCCGGGGGATAGCCGAGTTCACGACCCAGGTGCTCGACCTGTCCGGCTTCCCCGACCCCCGCCGGGCCGCCGAGACCCTCGCCTTCGCGGGGATGGGCGTGACGGGCGCTCCCGGCTACATAGGCGTGCCCGCGAACCCGGAGACCCAGGTCTACTTCCTGCCCGAGGACCCGCAGGTGCCGCGTGCCCCTCTCGACCCGGTCACGCTGCCGCGCACGCTCGTCCAGGCCGAGGGCCTGCTCGGGGTCGACGCCAGGCGCCTGGTCGCGGGCTTCTTCGACCACCACGGGGTGGCGTACCGGGACAACGGCGGGCAGATCGCCGCGGAGCTGCCCGGTTCCGTCCCGGCCGAGATCGGCTTCGACGAGGCGGGCCGCATCGCCGGCATCCGCCTCGCCTTGCACTGA